In a single window of the Bufo bufo chromosome 5, aBufBuf1.1, whole genome shotgun sequence genome:
- the LOC121000844 gene encoding gastrula zinc finger protein XlCGF26.1-like isoform X1, translating to MSGQREGEPRHEEEIQSEDNTREMSASSPSTGRSVDPGVISDTYEERAIIPDVPSDLHSKNLSSHPLIQVRSFNLSHTLTPNETHRRGSGTQRAQRKPYSCSECGKCFTWKSGLLQHQRHHTGKKLYSCSDCGKCFTNKSHLENHQRIHTGEKPFSCSECGKCFTKKTHLETHQRIHTGEKPFSCSECGKCFTRKSHLENHHRIHTGEKPFSCSECRKSFTDKSSLESHQRIHTGEKPFSCSECAKSFSRKSVLLLHQRSHTGEKPYSCSECGKSFTRKAHLQSHQRIHTGDKPYSCSECRKSFTEKSSLESHQRIHTGEKPFSCSECGKYFTRKTHLENHQRVHTGEKPFSCLECGKSFTRKLHLQSHQSIHTGDKPYSCSECRKSFTEKSSFERHRQIHIGEKLYSCSECGKCFTQKSSLKSHQKIHTGEKLYSCSECRKCFTEKSSLERHQRIHTGEKPFSCSECGKCFTQKSSLVQHQRIHTGNNQF from the coding sequence TTGATCCAGGTGTCATATCAGATACATATGAAGAGCGtgccattatcccagatgtacCCTCAGACCTTCACAGCAAAAATCTATCATCTCATCCTTTAATACAGGTCCGATCTTTTAATTTATCACATACTCTTACTCCGAATGAAACTCACAGAAGAGGTTCTGGAACCCAAAGAGCTCAGAGAAAGCcgtattcatgctcagaatgtggcaaatgttttacttgGAAATCAGGCCTTCTTCAACATCAAAGACATCACACAGGGAAGAagctgtattcatgttcagactgtgggaaatgttttactaacAAATCACATCTGGAaaaccatcagagaattcacacaggagagaagccgttttcatgttcagaatgtggaaaatgttttacgaaAAAAACACATCTTGAAACCCATCagcgaattcacacaggagagaagccgttttcatgttcagaatgtggaaaatgttttactagAAAATCACATCTTGAAAACCAtcacagaattcacacaggagagaagccgttttcatgttcagaatgtaggaaATCTTTTACTGATAAATCAAGTCTTGAGagccatcagagaattcacacaggagagaagccgttttcgtgttcagaatgtgcgAAATCCTTTAGTAGAAAGTCAGTTCTTCTTCTACAtcaaagaagtcacacaggagagaagccgtattcatgttcagaatgtggaaaatcttttacTCGGAAAGCACATCTTCAGAGCcaccagagaattcacacaggggacaaaccgtattcatgttcagaatgtaggaaATCTTTTACTGAGAAATCAAGTCTTGAGagccatcagagaattcacacaggagagaagccgttttcgtgttcagaatgtggaaaatattTTACTAGAAAAACACATCTTGAAAACCATCAAagagttcacacaggagagaagccattttcatgtttagaatgtggtaaATCTTTTACTCGGAAATTACATCTTCAGAGCCACCAGAGCATTCACACAGGGgacaagccgtattcatgttcagaatgtagaaAATCTTTTACTGAGAAATCAAGTTTTGAGAGACATCGGCAAATTCACATAGGGGAGAagctgtattcatgttcagaatgtggcaaatgttttactcagaaatcatCTTTAAAGagccatcagaaaattcacacaggggagaagctgtattcatgttcagaatgtaggaaatgttttactgagaaatcaagtcttgagagacatcagagaattcacacaggagagaagccgttttcgtgttcagaatgtggcaaatgttttactcaAAAATCATCTCTTgttcaacatcagagaattcacacagggaacAACCAATTCTGA